The following proteins are encoded in a genomic region of Gimesia algae:
- a CDS encoding FG-GAP-like repeat-containing protein translates to MLRFIIAACLCSTSVCFADDSTPNFKPQTIDSTVEIGYGTAIGDVDGDGKPDILLADKKEIVWYQNPTWKRHVIAENLTERDNVCIAARDIDGDGKVEVAVGAQWNPGDTVNSGAVFYLDPAADRTQLWKAIPLPNQPVIHRMRWVKLGENNFALVVSPLHGKGNKKGEGAGVKLIAYEKPANPESEWKQTVIEDTLHVTHNLDPAQWNPQTPAEEILYAGREGAMLLSYADGQWKKTKFPLIEGSGEIRMGQLSPTSPFITTIEPLHGDKLVLYQSDDSHKEISNRQLLDDNIKAGHAIATANLFGDARQEIVAGWRTPNKDNQVGVKVYWTTDDAGKVWKSAWIDENGMACEDLRLGDLNGDGRIDIVAAGRDSHNLKIYWNQPE, encoded by the coding sequence ATGCTGCGCTTCATTATCGCTGCCTGTCTCTGTTCGACATCTGTCTGTTTCGCCGATGATTCCACACCGAATTTCAAACCGCAAACGATCGACAGTACGGTCGAAATCGGTTATGGCACCGCGATTGGTGATGTTGACGGCGATGGCAAACCGGACATCCTTTTAGCAGACAAGAAAGAAATAGTCTGGTATCAGAACCCGACCTGGAAACGGCATGTGATCGCCGAAAACCTGACAGAACGGGACAACGTCTGCATCGCCGCCCGAGATATTGACGGCGACGGGAAAGTCGAAGTCGCTGTCGGCGCCCAATGGAATCCGGGGGACACTGTGAATTCGGGTGCCGTCTTCTACCTTGATCCCGCGGCTGATCGCACACAGCTCTGGAAAGCGATCCCACTTCCGAACCAGCCCGTCATCCATCGCATGCGGTGGGTCAAGCTGGGTGAAAATAATTTTGCACTCGTCGTTTCCCCTCTGCACGGCAAAGGGAACAAAAAAGGAGAGGGTGCCGGCGTCAAACTGATCGCCTATGAAAAGCCGGCCAATCCCGAAAGTGAATGGAAGCAGACGGTCATCGAAGACACGCTGCACGTCACCCACAACCTCGATCCGGCACAGTGGAATCCGCAGACACCTGCAGAAGAAATTCTCTATGCAGGTCGCGAAGGAGCCATGCTGCTTTCTTATGCTGATGGCCAGTGGAAAAAAACCAAATTCCCACTAATTGAAGGGAGTGGCGAAATCCGCATGGGGCAACTCAGCCCGACCAGTCCGTTCATCACCACCATTGAACCGCTGCACGGTGATAAGCTGGTATTGTATCAGTCAGATGACTCGCACAAGGAAATCAGCAATCGTCAATTGCTGGACGACAACATCAAAGCCGGTCACGCCATCGCAACCGCGAACCTGTTCGGCGACGCGCGACAGGAAATTGTCGCGGGCTGGCGGACCCCCAACAAAGATAATCAGGTGGGTGTCAAAGTCTATTGGACAACCGACGACGCAGGTAAAGTCTGGAAGTCGGCCTGGATCGATGAGAACGGCATGGCATGCGAAGACCTGCGACTGGGTGATTTGAACGGAGACGGGCGGATCGACATCGTCGCCGCCGGCCGCGATTCACACAACTTGAAAATCTACTGGAACCAACCCGAATAA
- a CDS encoding SDR family NAD(P)-dependent oxidoreductase yields the protein MNENNVALVTGSATGVGRACALRLAEEGFDIVVNYSRSQAEAEETKALVEAEGASVLLIQCDVSDDAAVKKMVTEIESEWGRLDVLINNAGTTEFIEHKDLDALSEEIWDRIIGVNLKGPFFCIRAAAHLLRESEFGAVVNVSSTAGITGQGSSVAYCASKGGLNTMTKSLARALAPEIRVNSVCPGPIDSRWLKQVMTDDELSERTADFPIPRPAQPDDIADTVLYLALGTTLSTGQLLVVDGGRTM from the coding sequence ATGAACGAAAACAATGTCGCGCTGGTCACGGGATCTGCAACGGGAGTCGGCCGCGCCTGTGCGCTGCGTCTGGCGGAGGAAGGCTTTGATATCGTCGTGAATTATTCACGCAGTCAGGCCGAAGCTGAGGAAACCAAAGCTCTTGTGGAGGCAGAAGGTGCCAGCGTGCTGCTCATTCAATGTGATGTGAGTGATGATGCAGCCGTGAAAAAGATGGTTACCGAAATCGAATCAGAGTGGGGGCGGCTGGATGTGCTGATAAATAATGCGGGGACCACCGAATTCATCGAGCACAAAGATCTGGATGCGCTTAGTGAAGAGATCTGGGACCGCATTATCGGAGTGAATTTGAAAGGCCCGTTCTTCTGCATTCGTGCCGCGGCGCATCTGCTGCGAGAGAGTGAATTTGGTGCCGTGGTGAATGTCAGTTCGACGGCGGGCATTACCGGGCAAGGTTCCAGTGTCGCTTACTGTGCGAGTAAAGGGGGATTGAATACGATGACCAAATCACTGGCGCGGGCGCTGGCGCCGGAAATTCGTGTGAATTCCGTCTGTCCGGGACCGATTGACAGTCGCTGGCTCAAACAGGTGATGACCGATGATGAGCTGTCAGAGCGAACGGCCGACTTCCCGATCCCACGCCCTGCTCAGCCCGATGATATCGCTGATACCGTATTATACCTGGCTCTGGGCACCACACTGTCTACCGGTCAGTTGCTGGTCGTCGATGGTGGCAGGACCATGTAG
- a CDS encoding mandelate racemase/muconate lactonizing enzyme family protein, with translation MKITAIKTYPVRIPLKPERRMISALGKHDVSNYLVLRIETDAGIEGAGEATVLCRWSGETVWGAQAIVDRVFTPLLIGQDPCDIETINQILDRTSQGNWFAKSALEMACWDIKGKAAAQPVYELLGGAVRSRSIKCRFSMGAYSLERAQRRTQELVAAGFTTIKVKVGTNPDEDVARVKMVRETMGPDLELTIDANSGWDAATAIAAMKRMSDYNVALFEQPTPRGDFAALAEVRRAIEPEIMADDICFDLADAKECIRNEACDVINVYPGKNGGISKTAAIVSYAAEHGIPCSIGSNLELDIASAAMCHAVVGCPNMNIEQYPGDILGPEYHEISIVKNPLKIEGPVITIPDSPGLGIEVDWGLVEAHAVD, from the coding sequence ATGAAAATTACAGCGATCAAAACTTACCCGGTTCGCATTCCTCTCAAGCCCGAACGCCGGATGATTTCGGCGTTGGGAAAACACGATGTCTCTAACTATCTGGTCTTACGAATTGAGACGGATGCCGGGATCGAGGGGGCTGGTGAGGCGACGGTCCTGTGTCGCTGGAGTGGTGAAACCGTCTGGGGCGCGCAGGCGATTGTCGATCGCGTCTTTACGCCATTATTGATCGGGCAGGATCCCTGCGACATTGAAACCATCAATCAAATTCTGGATCGCACTTCCCAGGGAAACTGGTTTGCCAAGTCGGCGCTCGAGATGGCCTGCTGGGATATCAAAGGCAAAGCAGCAGCACAGCCAGTGTATGAATTACTGGGGGGAGCGGTCCGCAGCCGTTCGATTAAATGTCGCTTTTCCATGGGCGCGTATTCTCTGGAACGAGCCCAACGCCGTACGCAGGAACTGGTGGCAGCAGGTTTCACGACGATTAAAGTGAAAGTCGGGACCAATCCGGATGAAGATGTAGCCCGCGTGAAAATGGTCCGCGAGACGATGGGCCCGGATCTGGAACTGACCATTGACGCCAACTCGGGCTGGGATGCCGCAACAGCCATCGCCGCCATGAAACGGATGAGTGATTATAATGTGGCGTTGTTTGAACAGCCTACACCCCGCGGTGATTTTGCTGCACTGGCGGAAGTCAGGCGGGCGATTGAACCGGAGATCATGGCCGACGATATCTGTTTTGATCTGGCCGACGCCAAAGAATGTATTCGCAATGAGGCGTGTGATGTGATCAACGTCTATCCGGGGAAAAATGGTGGCATCAGTAAGACGGCTGCGATTGTCTCCTATGCTGCCGAACATGGCATTCCCTGCAGCATCGGCTCGAACCTGGAACTGGATATTGCTTCAGCAGCGATGTGCCATGCAGTCGTGGGGTGTCCGAATATGAATATTGAACAATATCCGGGGGATATTCTGGGCCCCGAATACCATGAGATTTCCATCGTCAAAAATCCGTTGAAGATCGAAGGCCCCGTGATTACGATACCCGATTCACCCGGGCTGGGAATCGAAGTCGACTGGGGCCTTGTCGAAGCACATGCAGTCGATTGA
- a CDS encoding serine hydrolase domain-containing protein, with protein sequence MSALTERLPATCQLILEGIENELHTGMQLYISQRGEIVADGGVGEARPGVSMTAETINLWLSAGKPLTAMAIARLCEQGQLRLDDRVTRFIPEFGIHGKESITLLHILNHTAGFRPVDTGWPEVNWEESIRRICAAPLEENWQIGITAGYHVSSSWFILGEILQRITGEPYPQLMRERVLEPLGMSKSWLGMPADVYEQNQEQIAYVYQRDKGEMQLTDWHDAEHCITPSPGGNARGPIRELGRFYECLLNQGTPLFEPQTVDTMIDRHREGEFDLTLQHKVDYGLGFIVNSNRYGAATVPYGFGKYASEASFGHGGSQSSIAFADPEHELVVAVVANGRPGEPRHQRRAREINEAIYEDLHLV encoded by the coding sequence GTGTCTGCTCTCACCGAACGTCTGCCTGCCACCTGCCAGTTGATTCTGGAAGGCATTGAAAACGAACTGCATACAGGAATGCAGCTTTACATTTCCCAGCGAGGTGAAATCGTTGCTGATGGTGGCGTCGGGGAAGCCCGTCCCGGAGTGTCCATGACCGCCGAAACTATCAATCTCTGGCTGTCCGCCGGTAAACCACTGACCGCGATGGCGATTGCCCGGCTCTGTGAGCAGGGACAGTTGAGGCTCGATGACCGCGTGACCCGTTTTATCCCCGAGTTCGGCATACATGGGAAAGAGTCGATCACGCTGCTGCACATTCTCAATCATACCGCCGGCTTTAGACCCGTGGATACGGGCTGGCCGGAGGTGAACTGGGAAGAATCGATTCGTCGCATCTGCGCTGCACCTCTGGAAGAGAACTGGCAGATTGGAATAACCGCCGGTTACCATGTCAGTTCCAGCTGGTTCATCCTCGGTGAAATTCTGCAACGGATCACCGGAGAACCCTATCCTCAACTGATGCGCGAACGGGTTCTGGAACCGCTGGGCATGTCAAAAAGCTGGCTGGGCATGCCTGCCGACGTTTATGAGCAGAACCAGGAGCAGATCGCGTATGTCTATCAGCGTGACAAAGGGGAGATGCAGCTGACTGACTGGCATGATGCGGAGCACTGCATCACGCCTTCACCCGGCGGAAATGCGCGGGGACCGATTCGTGAACTCGGCCGGTTTTATGAATGCCTGCTAAACCAGGGCACACCCCTGTTTGAACCACAGACAGTGGACACGATGATCGATCGTCATCGGGAAGGGGAGTTTGATCTCACACTGCAGCACAAGGTCGACTATGGTCTGGGATTCATTGTGAATTCCAACCGCTATGGCGCAGCAACCGTCCCTTATGGGTTTGGCAAGTACGCTTCTGAAGCATCCTTTGGTCACGGCGGTTCCCAGTCCTCGATCGCTTTTGCCGACCCGGAACACGAACTGGTTGTCGCCGTTGTTGCCAATGGCAGACCTGGTGAACCCCGACATCAACGCCGCGCCCGGGAGATCAACGAGGCGATCTACGAAGACCTGCACCTGGTGTGA